From a single Alkalihalophilus pseudofirmus genomic region:
- a CDS encoding zinc-binding dehydrogenase has translation MKAVLKKEAGYDKISLETVEEPKVKNDLVKIKVAFTGICGTDIHTFTGEYKNSKTPVVLGHEFSGIIVEVGPDVKYLKVGDRVTSETTFTTCGECKYCLEKDYNLCSNRKGIGTQVNGSMAEYVLSREESVHVLADTISLEAGALTEPLACCVHAGLEKTLIHKDDVVLIFGPGPIGLLQCQVAKAQGAFVILAGITKDNDRLELAKALGVNVVVDVLKEDLAAVVFKHTDGYGVDKVFECSGAVAALNQGLPLVKKKGTFVQVGIFANKTNPLDQEAIVQREINYIGTRSQKPSSWEKALLLLEEGKIDVDKMITKFVALEEWRKGFEAVIEGNEIKVMIKSQ, from the coding sequence TGAAAATTAAGGTTGCTTTTACTGGGATTTGTGGTACAGATATTCATACGTTCACCGGTGAATACAAAAATTCAAAAACTCCTGTGGTGTTAGGACATGAATTTTCAGGAATAATTGTAGAAGTAGGGCCGGATGTTAAATATTTAAAAGTAGGAGACCGCGTGACAAGTGAAACGACCTTTACCACTTGCGGGGAGTGTAAATATTGTCTAGAGAAAGATTATAACCTCTGTTCTAATAGAAAAGGAATTGGTACTCAAGTGAATGGTAGTATGGCTGAATATGTGTTATCACGTGAAGAAAGTGTACATGTTCTAGCTGATACAATCAGTTTAGAGGCAGGTGCTTTAACAGAACCCCTTGCTTGCTGTGTCCATGCTGGATTGGAGAAAACATTGATTCATAAAGATGATGTAGTGTTAATATTTGGTCCAGGACCAATTGGTTTATTACAATGTCAAGTGGCTAAGGCACAAGGAGCTTTTGTAATATTAGCGGGAATCACCAAGGATAATGATCGTTTAGAGCTAGCTAAGGCATTAGGTGTTAATGTTGTAGTTGATGTACTAAAAGAAGATTTAGCTGCAGTAGTTTTTAAACACACTGATGGGTATGGAGTTGATAAGGTCTTCGAATGTTCAGGTGCGGTTGCGGCTTTAAATCAGGGGTTGCCTCTCGTTAAGAAAAAGGGTACTTTCGTTCAAGTTGGAATATTTGCAAATAAAACCAATCCACTCGACCAAGAAGCTATTGTACAACGAGAAATAAACTACATAGGTACACGTTCTCAAAAGCCGAGCTCTTGGGAAAAAGCATTGCTTCTCTTAGAGGAAGGCAAGATTGATGTTGATAAAATGATTACTAAATTTGTGGCTTTAGAAGAGTGGAGAAAAGGCTTTGAGGCAGTAATTGAAGGCAATGAAATTAAGGTGATGATTAAATCGCAATAG
- a CDS encoding 6-phosphofructokinase: protein MTKIGIINVDHSPSGLHQFLQRILSQLSSYEVVGIEWNDHEGKVHTKDLHEYASSYPVLQTVSSNVLERLIGDLHFISRIIVIGGINVFKELKKVNNQIEFLFVPASIHNNITWTELSLGYDTALNSIIESTLKIKDTIESLKYSIPRLFGVQIPGEAPSKMLKDLSIAVDGFYLESQSNQNQFNRDNSCSIQQSLKNNFSNGLTYSFLLFDERIYAANIPEYSLPELDVDWKVIQIDEALCMGQNPSALDRIIAKTFANQAVEWVHSQAKSEVLYIDRREVKRKSYSRV, encoded by the coding sequence TTGACCAAAATTGGAATTATTAATGTAGATCATTCACCTTCAGGATTACATCAATTTCTTCAAAGAATTCTGTCACAACTATCCTCTTATGAGGTGGTGGGAATCGAATGGAATGATCACGAAGGTAAAGTGCATACAAAAGACCTTCACGAATATGCTTCATCTTATCCTGTATTGCAAACGGTTTCTTCCAATGTCTTAGAAAGATTAATTGGAGACCTTCATTTTATTAGTCGGATAATTGTTATTGGCGGGATAAATGTTTTTAAGGAATTAAAAAAAGTAAATAATCAGATTGAATTTTTGTTTGTACCTGCATCAATACACAATAATATAACATGGACTGAGCTATCTCTTGGTTATGATACAGCCCTCAATTCTATTATTGAAAGTACGTTAAAAATAAAGGACACAATCGAATCTCTCAAATATTCAATACCACGACTGTTTGGTGTTCAAATCCCGGGAGAAGCACCTTCTAAGATGCTTAAAGATCTTTCTATAGCAGTAGATGGATTTTATTTAGAAAGTCAGTCTAATCAAAATCAGTTTAATAGAGACAATAGTTGTTCGATTCAGCAATCTTTAAAGAATAATTTTTCCAATGGATTGACTTACTCATTTTTGCTATTTGATGAGAGAATATATGCGGCAAACATTCCAGAGTACTCTCTTCCTGAACTTGATGTTGATTGGAAAGTTATTCAAATTGATGAAGCACTCTGTATGGGACAAAATCCATCTGCTTTAGACCGAATAATAGCTAAGACATTTGCCAATCAGGCAGTGGAATGGGTTCATTCTCAAGCAAAATCCGAAGTCCTTTATATTGATCGAAGAGAAGTGAAAAGGAAAAGTTATTCAAGAGTTTAA
- a CDS encoding PTS sugar transporter subunit IIA: MHFDETLILKDIEALNSEEAIRVMAGNLFEKGLVKESYIDAIVAREKNFATGLPTKGYSVAIPHTDKEHVNEKAISVGIMKEPVDFVIMGEESETTPVKLVFMLAMNESHSQLEVLQRLMQIFQDDSILNQIAHEESRTKVKDLLLNLLQVELKGGELN, encoded by the coding sequence ATGCATTTTGATGAAACATTAATTTTAAAAGATATAGAAGCATTAAATTCAGAAGAAGCGATTCGAGTAATGGCAGGTAATTTATTTGAAAAAGGTCTTGTAAAAGAAAGCTATATTGATGCGATTGTGGCAAGAGAAAAGAATTTTGCTACAGGTCTTCCTACAAAAGGTTACTCAGTTGCAATTCCTCATACAGATAAAGAGCATGTAAACGAAAAAGCAATTAGTGTAGGAATTATGAAGGAGCCGGTTGATTTTGTCATCATGGGTGAAGAGAGTGAAACAACGCCTGTTAAATTAGTATTCATGCTAGCCATGAATGAAAGTCATTCACAGTTAGAAGTATTGCAACGCTTAATGCAAATTTTCCAAGATGATAGTATTTTAAATCAAATTGCCCATGAAGAGTCAAGAACAAAAGTAAAAGATCTACTTCTAAATCTTCTACAAGTTGAATTGAAAGGAGGTGAATTAAATTGA
- a CDS encoding PTS sugar transporter subunit IIB: MKKKQILIACGAGIATSTIVNDAIESMCKENNIPANLVQIKITEVGGYVDTADLLISTTIVQKEYPFPVINARAFLTGIGLDEAKAEILEELKK, from the coding sequence TTGAAAAAGAAACAAATTTTAATCGCATGTGGAGCAGGAATTGCTACTTCTACTATTGTGAATGATGCAATCGAATCAATGTGCAAGGAGAATAACATTCCAGCTAACTTAGTTCAAATTAAAATCACTGAAGTTGGTGGTTATGTAGATACAGCTGATTTATTAATAAGCACAACAATTGTTCAAAAAGAGTATCCATTCCCAGTAATTAACGCTCGAGCATTCTTAACAGGAATTGGTTTAGATGAAGCGAAAGCTGAAATTTTAGAGGAATTGAAAAAATAA
- a CDS encoding PTS galactitol transporter subunit IIC — translation MDRMVEFLQSFLALGPTVILPVAIFLIGIAFGQKVGKAFRSGLIIGVAFVGIFLVVDLLVSNLGPAANGMVDRFGIQLNVIDVGWPGAASMSWASPIAAFIIPLGLLVNVIMLATNTTKTMNVDIWNFWHFTFTGAIVYTISGSMIQGLIAAVLFQIACLKIADWTAPMLRDYFDLPGVSVATGSTVSYAPLGIPLVKLLQKTPVIKNWNADPESIQRRFGVFGESIFMGLILGIGLGLLAGYPVGETIQIGMAMAGVMVLMPRMVKILMEGLTPVSESAREFLKKRFGQKDIYIGLDAAVAIGHPSVISTALILVPITVLLAVILPGNNVLPFGDLATIPFIVAFIVGAARGNIVHSVIVGSILIALTLYMATDIAVIHTEMAVNGQFNLPEGTNLVSSLDQGGNLINWVIYKFFAIFN, via the coding sequence ATGGATCGTATGGTTGAGTTTCTACAATCATTTTTGGCACTAGGGCCTACGGTTATTTTGCCAGTTGCTATATTTTTAATTGGAATTGCCTTTGGACAAAAAGTTGGAAAGGCTTTCAGATCGGGACTAATCATTGGTGTTGCTTTTGTGGGGATTTTCCTTGTCGTTGATTTACTTGTTAGTAATCTAGGTCCCGCTGCAAATGGCATGGTTGATCGTTTTGGTATTCAACTAAATGTTATTGATGTAGGGTGGCCAGGAGCTGCTTCCATGTCTTGGGCTTCACCAATAGCAGCTTTTATTATACCTCTGGGACTATTAGTCAATGTAATTATGCTTGCAACAAACACCACAAAGACAATGAATGTTGATATATGGAACTTCTGGCATTTCACTTTTACAGGAGCTATTGTATATACAATTTCGGGAAGTATGATTCAAGGCTTGATTGCGGCAGTACTATTCCAAATAGCTTGTTTGAAAATAGCAGATTGGACTGCACCAATGTTACGTGATTACTTTGATTTACCAGGTGTATCTGTAGCAACTGGAAGTACTGTATCATATGCTCCGCTTGGAATTCCGCTTGTTAAACTTCTACAGAAAACACCAGTAATCAAGAACTGGAATGCAGATCCTGAATCCATTCAAAGACGGTTTGGAGTGTTTGGAGAATCGATTTTCATGGGTCTGATTCTTGGAATAGGATTAGGGTTACTCGCTGGGTATCCAGTAGGAGAAACGATTCAAATAGGAATGGCAATGGCTGGTGTAATGGTGTTAATGCCTCGTATGGTTAAGATCTTAATGGAAGGGTTAACGCCTGTTTCAGAATCAGCGCGTGAATTTTTAAAGAAAAGATTTGGTCAGAAGGACATTTATATTGGATTAGATGCTGCTGTAGCAATTGGGCATCCATCCGTGATTTCAACTGCGTTAATCTTAGTACCAATTACTGTTTTATTAGCTGTTATCTTACCGGGTAATAATGTTTTACCGTTTGGAGATCTTGCAACAATTCCATTTATTGTCGCTTTTATCGTGGGTGCCGCAAGAGGAAACATTGTACATTCCGTCATTGTAGGATCTATTTTAATTGCATTAACACTTTATATGGCTACAGATATTGCTGTTATTCATACGGAAATGGCAGTCAATGGCCAATTTAACTTGCCAGAAGGTACAAATTTAGTATCGAGTCTTGATCAAGGTGGGAATTTAATAAACTGGGTTATTTATAAATTCTTTGCAATTTTTAATTAA
- the tkt gene encoding transketolase — protein sequence MSTVIDQELRQLAINTIRTLSIDAIEKASSGHPGMPMGAAPMAYALWAEEMNHNPANPNWFNRDRFVLSAGHGSMLLYSLLHLFGYGVSLEDLKNFRQWGSKTPGHPEVGHTPGVEATTGPLGQGVAMAVGMAMAERHLAATYNKEKFNIVDHFTYSICGDGDLMEGVSAEAGSLAGHLKLGRLIMLYDSNDISLDGELHHSFSENVEERFKAYGWQVLRVEDGNDLKAIQQAIQKAKSDLNRPTLIEVKTTIGFGAPSKAGTSSSHGAPLGVEETSLTKLAYNWEYDESFYVPEEVRTHYQKLAEKGADKESSWLKSFEDYKKVYPNLAAQLEAVSNDELPNNWRDNLPTFQYGEEIATRVSSGKALNALAYSIPQLLGGSADLASSNKTLLTKEGNFASGNYAGRNIWFGVREFGMGTALNGMALHGGLKVFGATFFVFSDYLRPAMRLAAIMKLPITYVFTHDSIAVGEDGPTHEPVEQLASLRAMLGMSVIRPADAKETVAAWSIAIESSDKPTALVLTRQNVPTLKLDSAVVAEGVKRGAYVVSEAKNEATGLLLATGSEVSLAISAQEELEKEEIFVTVVSMPSWDRFDQQPIEYKKEVLPDHLNKRIAIEMGSSIGWHKYIGDKGNHIMVDKFGASAPAGKLFKEYGFTVQNIVETFKSLT from the coding sequence ATGAGCACAGTAATTGATCAAGAGTTGAGACAACTGGCTATTAATACAATTCGTACACTCTCTATAGATGCAATTGAGAAAGCTAGCTCAGGGCATCCTGGGATGCCAATGGGAGCTGCTCCAATGGCTTATGCCTTATGGGCTGAAGAAATGAATCATAACCCTGCTAATCCTAATTGGTTCAATCGTGATCGGTTTGTATTATCAGCAGGTCACGGATCGATGTTGTTATACAGTCTTCTTCATTTGTTCGGTTATGGTGTATCCTTGGAAGATCTGAAGAATTTCAGGCAGTGGGGCAGTAAGACTCCTGGACATCCAGAGGTAGGTCATACTCCTGGAGTAGAGGCGACGACTGGACCTTTAGGGCAAGGTGTTGCAATGGCTGTAGGGATGGCAATGGCAGAAAGGCATCTAGCAGCTACATACAATAAGGAAAAATTCAATATAGTAGATCACTTTACTTACAGCATTTGTGGTGATGGTGATTTGATGGAAGGAGTATCGGCTGAGGCAGGTTCATTAGCAGGGCATCTGAAACTAGGACGCCTAATTATGTTATATGATTCAAATGATATTTCTTTAGATGGTGAGCTTCACCATTCTTTCTCTGAAAATGTAGAAGAGCGGTTTAAAGCATATGGTTGGCAAGTATTACGTGTAGAAGATGGGAATGATTTAAAAGCTATACAACAAGCCATTCAAAAGGCTAAAAGTGATCTTAACCGGCCTACTTTAATAGAGGTAAAAACGACAATAGGTTTTGGTGCACCTAGTAAAGCTGGCACCTCTTCTTCACACGGTGCTCCACTAGGGGTGGAAGAAACTAGTTTAACTAAATTAGCTTATAACTGGGAATATGACGAGTCATTTTATGTCCCTGAAGAAGTGAGAACTCATTACCAAAAGCTTGCTGAAAAAGGGGCAGATAAAGAATCCTCATGGTTGAAGAGTTTTGAAGACTATAAAAAAGTCTACCCTAATCTAGCAGCTCAATTAGAAGCCGTGAGCAACGATGAGCTCCCGAATAACTGGAGAGACAATCTACCAACATTTCAATATGGTGAAGAGATTGCTACAAGAGTATCTTCAGGAAAAGCACTCAATGCTTTGGCATATTCTATTCCTCAATTGCTAGGGGGATCTGCAGATTTAGCAAGCTCTAATAAAACTCTTCTTACAAAGGAAGGTAACTTCGCTTCTGGAAATTATGCTGGGAGAAATATTTGGTTTGGGGTTCGTGAATTTGGAATGGGGACCGCTTTAAATGGTATGGCTCTTCATGGAGGTTTGAAAGTTTTTGGAGCAACCTTTTTTGTATTTTCGGATTATCTAAGACCAGCAATGAGGCTAGCTGCAATAATGAAATTGCCTATTACGTACGTTTTTACCCATGATAGTATAGCGGTTGGGGAAGATGGCCCAACTCATGAACCGGTAGAGCAACTTGCCTCATTACGCGCGATGCTAGGTATGTCGGTGATTCGTCCAGCTGATGCAAAAGAAACGGTGGCTGCATGGAGTATAGCTATAGAAAGTTCAGATAAGCCAACTGCTCTCGTACTTACTAGGCAGAATGTACCGACACTAAAGCTTGATAGTGCAGTAGTCGCTGAAGGCGTAAAAAGAGGAGCTTATGTTGTATCAGAAGCTAAGAATGAAGCAACAGGACTGTTACTAGCAACAGGGTCAGAAGTGTCACTAGCCATCTCCGCACAAGAAGAGTTAGAGAAAGAGGAAATCTTCGTTACAGTTGTAAGCATGCCAAGCTGGGACCGATTTGATCAACAACCTATTGAATACAAGAAAGAAGTCCTGCCAGATCATTTAAATAAAAGGATTGCAATCGAAATGGGTTCTTCAATTGGTTGGCATAAATATATAGGGGATAAAGGGAATCATATTATGGTAGATAAATTTGGTGCCTCAGCTCCTGCTGGCAAATTGTTTAAGGAATATGGATTTACAGTCCAAAATATTGTAGAAACATTTAAATCTTTAACATAG
- a CDS encoding phosphocarrier protein HPr — MAEKVFTVIDETGIHARPATVLVKTAGNYESDIQLVYKEKSVNLKSIMGVMALGIPNGAEIKIRTSGNDEIEALKAITETLNNQELAK; from the coding sequence ATGGCAGAAAAAGTATTTACAGTGATAGATGAAACTGGAATTCATGCTCGACCTGCAACTGTATTAGTTAAAACAGCTGGTAATTACGAGTCAGACATTCAGTTGGTATATAAAGAAAAAAGTGTAAACTTAAAGTCTATTATGGGCGTGATGGCTTTGGGAATCCCTAATGGGGCGGAAATTAAGATTAGAACTTCTGGTAATGATGAAATTGAAGCTCTAAAAGCAATTACTGAAACCCTTAATAATCAGGAATTAGCTAAATAA
- a CDS encoding Cof-type HAD-IIB family hydrolase, translating to MTDKKIIFFDIDGTLLDHDKKLPQSTKEAINELKQAGHEVAIATGRAPFMYEDLREELGIYNFVSYNGQYVEVDGEMIYGNPLDKDKLEEITELAATNDHPLVYMGKKTMKANVEQHDHIDESIGTLKVEAFPTHDPDYFKMEHIYQTLLFCEHEEEKYYEEKFNAFDFIRWHPLSVDVLPAGGSKAKGIEKMIEKLGINPENVYAFGDGLNDIEMLSTVAHGVAMGNAHEETKEAARYLSKSVDEDGIVHGLKMVGLLK from the coding sequence ATGACAGATAAAAAAATCATTTTCTTTGATATTGACGGTACGCTATTAGACCATGATAAAAAGCTGCCTCAATCAACAAAAGAAGCCATTAATGAGTTAAAGCAAGCTGGGCATGAAGTAGCAATTGCTACAGGCCGTGCTCCTTTTATGTATGAAGATCTGCGTGAGGAATTAGGCATCTATAATTTTGTCAGCTATAACGGTCAATATGTTGAAGTGGATGGTGAGATGATTTACGGCAACCCTCTTGATAAAGATAAGCTTGAAGAAATTACTGAGCTTGCTGCTACAAATGACCATCCTCTTGTTTATATGGGAAAAAAAACAATGAAGGCGAACGTAGAACAGCATGATCATATCGATGAAAGTATCGGAACGTTAAAAGTAGAGGCTTTTCCTACTCATGATCCTGATTATTTCAAAATGGAACATATCTATCAAACACTGCTATTTTGTGAGCACGAAGAGGAAAAATACTATGAAGAGAAATTCAATGCATTTGACTTCATAAGATGGCATCCTTTATCGGTAGATGTATTGCCAGCAGGTGGTTCAAAAGCAAAGGGAATTGAGAAAATGATTGAGAAGCTTGGAATCAATCCTGAAAATGTGTATGCATTCGGTGATGGATTAAATGACATTGAAATGCTCTCTACTGTCGCTCACGGTGTAGCCATGGGAAATGCACATGAAGAGACGAAAGAAGCAGCGAGATACCTTTCAAAATCAGTAGATGAGGATGGTATTGTTCATGGATTGAAAATGGTAGGGTTATTAAAATAA
- the thpD gene encoding ectoine hydroxylase — protein sequence MQDFYPSRVSDKPQITKRKDPVIHTDRRLDHEAPLSKEQLDFYEKNGFLQIENLFSEKEVAAMQKAIFELQDSNKHTQSDKIIREPDSDEIRSIFSVDQDDEYFKNIAGDERLLKIVNHLLGSDVYVHQSRINYKPGFSGKEFNWHSDFETWHTEDGMPRMRALSMSIALSDNYIHNGPLMLVPGSHNYYVSCVGETPENNYKQSLQTQKVGVPDNDSLKWLVEKGGGLSVATGKAGTITIFESNTMHASTSNMTPYPRNNLFMVYNSVENKLLEPFSGAGKRPEYIAVRKTTEPLGKETVLK from the coding sequence ATGCAAGATTTTTACCCTTCAAGAGTAAGCGATAAGCCGCAGATCACGAAGCGTAAGGACCCTGTGATTCATACCGACCGCAGACTAGACCATGAGGCTCCTCTTTCCAAAGAGCAGCTTGATTTTTATGAGAAAAACGGCTTTTTGCAAATTGAGAACCTATTCTCAGAAAAAGAAGTAGCAGCCATGCAAAAGGCCATTTTTGAGTTACAGGATTCAAACAAACACACACAGTCGGATAAAATTATCCGTGAACCAGATTCTGATGAGATTCGTTCGATCTTTTCTGTAGACCAAGACGACGAATACTTTAAAAACATAGCTGGAGATGAAAGATTACTTAAAATTGTTAACCACTTATTAGGAAGTGATGTCTATGTTCATCAATCTCGAATAAACTATAAGCCAGGCTTTTCAGGTAAGGAGTTTAACTGGCATTCGGATTTTGAAACATGGCACACAGAAGACGGTATGCCGCGGATGCGTGCCTTAAGTATGTCGATTGCTCTATCCGACAATTATATCCATAATGGCCCGCTCATGCTCGTACCAGGATCTCATAACTACTATGTGAGCTGCGTTGGTGAAACGCCTGAAAATAACTACAAGCAATCATTACAAACTCAAAAAGTAGGTGTTCCTGATAATGACAGCTTGAAATGGCTGGTAGAAAAAGGTGGAGGATTATCGGTTGCCACAGGTAAAGCTGGTACGATTACTATTTTTGAATCGAACACGATGCACGCCTCTACCAGTAATATGACTCCTTATCCGCGCAACAATTTATTTATGGTCTATAACAGCGTAGAGAATAAGCTCTTGGAACCATTCTCAGGAGCTGGCAAAAGACCAGAATACATTGCCGTTCGTAAAACGACAGAACCGCTTGGAAAGGAAACCGTACTTAAATAG
- a CDS encoding YrhK family protein, with product MKNKVTKIKNGEEYLDVKLGRMRIFFDKRYRVISTINDLLIGILFVIGSILNFFDQAEKIGLICYLAGSTFLVVRPILRLMHSASLRKEIQDKDTYTTDNN from the coding sequence ATGAAGAATAAAGTTACAAAGATTAAAAATGGTGAAGAGTATCTGGACGTGAAGCTGGGCCGAATGCGAATCTTTTTCGATAAGAGATATAGAGTTATTTCTACGATTAACGATTTATTAATTGGAATATTGTTTGTGATAGGAAGTATCCTTAATTTTTTTGATCAGGCAGAAAAAATTGGTCTCATTTGTTATCTCGCTGGAAGTACTTTTTTAGTTGTCAGGCCGATATTAAGGCTTATGCATAGTGCAAGTTTAAGAAAGGAAATACAGGACAAGGACACTTATACTACGGATAATAATTAG
- a CDS encoding iron-containing alcohol dehydrogenase, translating to MSYALRFPGVSEIGWGAFESLKEHVLKMEAKEILLISDDILLELESVKDIVKNIMTVASVHVYSDVEAEPTLECAERLVNYTKEKNVDVVIGLGGGSVLDLAKLAAVLSVHEGTVRDYLNLTGEKKIIARGLPKILVPTTSGTGSEVTNISVLSLPGTKDVVAHDYLIADVALVDPALTVSVPPRLTAATGVDALTHAVEAFLSVQANSVTDGLAQKAMQLISGSLKQAVDNGDNKEARRDLSEGSYLAGLSFFHAGVAGVHALAYPLGSKFHIPHGESNAVLLPYVLSYISKSCPDKMQQVAALLDPSYHPTKRYERDDYLVLLRQIIEDVNLPTSLKEYGVREEDLEALTADACKQTRLLARSPLPLTKEDIYRIYEMAFNGIHLYESVPLNKEGK from the coding sequence TTGTCGTATGCATTGAGATTTCCGGGCGTATCAGAAATTGGGTGGGGAGCGTTCGAGTCGCTTAAGGAACATGTATTAAAAATGGAAGCGAAGGAGATTTTACTTATTTCAGATGATATTTTGCTTGAATTAGAGAGTGTAAAAGACATCGTGAAAAATATCATGACAGTAGCAAGTGTTCATGTGTATTCAGATGTGGAAGCCGAACCTACGCTTGAATGTGCTGAAAGATTGGTGAATTATACAAAAGAAAAAAATGTTGATGTTGTAATAGGGTTAGGTGGAGGCAGTGTGCTGGATTTAGCTAAGTTAGCAGCCGTGCTTTCCGTTCATGAGGGGACAGTAAGAGATTATTTGAATCTAACTGGAGAAAAAAAGATTATCGCAAGAGGATTGCCAAAAATTCTAGTTCCTACTACCTCTGGGACAGGGAGTGAAGTAACAAACATTTCAGTACTTTCCCTGCCTGGAACGAAAGATGTGGTAGCGCACGATTATTTAATTGCTGATGTCGCTCTTGTCGACCCTGCATTAACTGTATCTGTGCCCCCTAGGTTAACAGCTGCGACTGGGGTAGATGCTCTTACTCATGCCGTTGAAGCCTTTCTTTCTGTACAAGCTAACTCCGTCACGGATGGGTTAGCACAAAAAGCAATGCAATTGATATCAGGGTCTTTAAAACAGGCGGTAGATAATGGTGATAACAAGGAGGCAAGGAGGGACTTAAGCGAAGGAAGCTACTTAGCAGGTCTTTCTTTTTTTCACGCAGGGGTTGCTGGTGTCCACGCTCTTGCATACCCTCTTGGAAGTAAATTTCATATTCCGCATGGGGAATCGAATGCAGTGCTTTTACCATACGTTCTATCGTACATAAGCAAAAGCTGTCCTGATAAAATGCAGCAAGTGGCAGCTTTGCTTGACCCGAGTTATCATCCAACTAAAAGGTATGAAAGAGATGATTACTTAGTCCTTCTCAGGCAGATCATTGAAGACGTCAATTTACCAACTTCATTAAAAGAATACGGGGTAAGAGAAGAAGATCTAGAAGCTCTTACTGCTGATGCATGTAAGCAAACTAGATTGTTAGCCAGAAGTCCGCTCCCGTTAACTAAAGAAGACATTTATCGCATCTATGAAATGGCATTTAATGGAATTCACTTATACGAGTCTGTTCCCTTAAATAAGGAGGGAAAATAA
- a CDS encoding acyl-CoA thioesterase, which produces MYVTEIEPRVSETDGAGHINNTTIPVWLEAGRHELFRLFTPDLSFEDWKMVIVKTTLEYKKQIYFGEKVEVKMWIKRIGNSSLELYEEIHQKGMLCAKNEAIYVNFNLHTQQTESIPEKIKAELEEHLWPERE; this is translated from the coding sequence ATGTATGTTACAGAGATTGAACCGCGGGTGTCTGAAACGGATGGAGCCGGTCATATAAATAATACAACCATTCCTGTGTGGCTTGAAGCGGGCAGACATGAGTTATTCAGATTATTTACCCCAGACCTTTCATTTGAAGATTGGAAAATGGTCATCGTGAAGACAACACTCGAGTATAAAAAGCAAATCTATTTCGGTGAAAAGGTCGAAGTGAAAATGTGGATCAAGCGGATTGGGAACAGTAGTTTAGAGTTGTATGAGGAAATTCATCAAAAGGGCATGCTATGTGCTAAAAATGAAGCAATCTATGTGAATTTCAACCTCCATACACAACAGACTGAATCTATTCCAGAGAAGATAAAGGCAGAATTAGAAGAACATCTTTGGCCAGAAAGAGAGTAG